A region of Solanum dulcamara chromosome 7, daSolDulc1.2, whole genome shotgun sequence DNA encodes the following proteins:
- the LOC129893918 gene encoding calmodulin-binding transcription activator 4-like isoform X1 translates to MAESGYNINDLVREGLSRWLRPAEVLFILQNHEDHQLAHQPPQKPASGSMFLFNKRVLRYFRKDGHSWRKKKDGRTVAEAHERLKVGNAEALNCYYAHGEKNSNFQRRSYWILDPAYEHIVLVHYRDITEGRQIGAFMSQSSPISSTFSLSPSLYSTQHPGFTVVGSESYQQYQDESRPGYGEICSDAVIHINGMNVSDITRMMEGVGSSPKVEISQALRRLEEQLNLNDDSSAEIYPLYSEIENSNDAENLVHDKSSLVQIQDNSNNHLLLPHSGESSESQDQLLSLGANMWKEMLDHCRSSPAAQSQTKCFEKFDENGMLQTSSGSEPIEATKSDRWPKIGGKEALKSSVTNLKQVDDFKYLARAQINTFGSYPDQCTTIFDQDQIGISFEANMSLTIVQKQKFTIHDISPDWGYASDATKVVVVGSYLCNPSEYTWTCMFGDIEVPVQIIKEGAIRCQAPPHLPGKVALCVTTGNRVPCSEVRDFEYRAKLDDRGQNILPEVSGASKSSEELLLLVRFVQMLLSDSSVQRGDGSESCNNILEKSKASEDSWSQVIESLLCGTLTSTVTVDWLLQELLKNKLQQWLSSKLQVKNNEMGYSLSRKDQGIIHMIAGLGFEWALHPVLNAGVSANFRDISGWTALHWAARFGREKMVASLIASGAFAGAVTDPSSHDPFGKTAASIASTCGHKGVAGYLSEMALTSHLTSLTLEESEVSRGTADIEAEKTISSITTSSSVTHEDQISLKNTLDAVRNAAQAAARIQSAFRAHSFRKRRLREAAHSATTCGDEYCILSNDVLGLSASSKLAFRNMRDYNSAALSIQKKYQRWKGRKDFLAFRQKVVKIQAHVRGYQVRKEYKVCWAVGILEKVVLRWHRRGVGLRGFRLEDETIEESEDEDILKLFRKQKVDAAINEAVSRVLSMVDSPEARQQYHRILGKYRQAKAELAGVKSDTISTAHSDISNAENNDEYHS, encoded by the exons ATGGCAGAATCAG GATACAACATAAATGATTTGGTTCGAGAAGGCCTTTCTAGGTGGTTAAGACCTGCAGAAGTGCTCTTCATACTACAGAATCACGAGGATCACCAACTAGCGCATCAACCACCTCAAAAGCCAGCTA GTGGATCTATGTTTCTCTTTAATAAGAGGGTACTCAGGTACTTCCGTAAAGATGGTCATAGTTGGCGTAAAAAGAAGGATGGAAGAACTGTAGCAGAGGCACATGAACGGCTTAAG GTTGGAAATGCTGAAGCCCTAAATTGTTATTATGCACATGGTGAGAAGAATTCTAACTTCCAGAGGCGCAGCTATTGGATATTGGATCC TGCGTACGAGCACATTGTTCTGGTTCACTACAGAGATATAACTGAG GGGAGGCAGATTGGAGCATTCATGTCACAGTCATCTCCAATTTCCTCTACTTTCTCTCTGAGTCCCAGCTTATATTCTACTCAACATCCAGGCTTCACTGTTGTTGGTAGTGAATCTTATCAACAATACCAGGATGAATCTAGACCTGGATATGGGGAAATTTGTTCTGATGCAGTCATCCATATTAATGGGATGAACGTCTCAGACATCACCAGGATGATGGAGGGGGTGGGCAGTTCACCAAAGGTTGAGATAAGTCAAGCATTGCGAAGACTTGAGGAGCAGTTAAATTTAAATGATGACAGCTCAGCAGAAATTTATCCACTCTATAGTGAGATTGAGAACTCAAATGATGCTGAAAATCTTGTACATGACAAAAGTTCACTTGTCCAGATCCAGGACAATTCAAATAATCATCTGTTGCTGCCTCATTCAg GTGAGAGCAGTGAATCTCAGGATCAGCTTTTGAGCCTGGGTGCTAACATGTGGAAAGAGATGCTAGATCACTGCAGGAGCTCTCCGGCTGCTCAGTCACAAACCAAATGTTTTGAAAAGTTTGACGAGAAT GGAATGCTACAAACTTCGTCAGGAAGTGAACCAATAGAAGCTACAAAAAGCGATAGGTGGCCTAAAATTGGTGGAAAGGAAGCTCTGAAAT CTTCTGTGACAAATCTTAAGCAAGTCGACGATTTCAAGTATCTTGCACGTGCACAAATAAATACTTTTGGATCCTATCCTGACCAGTGTACAACAATATTTGACCAAGATCAGATTGGAATTTCATTTGAAGCTAATATGAGCTTAACCATTGTCCAGAAGCAGAAATTTACCATTCATGATATATCTCCTGATTGGGGTTATGCATCTGATGCAACAAAG GTAGTTGTAGTTGGATCGTATCTCTGCAATCCATCAGAGTATACGTGGACTTGTATGTTTGGTGATATTGAAGTTCCAGTTCAGATCATTAAGGAAGGTGCGATCCGCTGCCAGGCGCCTCCTCACTTGCCAGGTAAAGTCGCACTCTGTGTTACTACTGGCAATAGGGTGCCATGCAGTGAAGTAAGAGATTTTGAGTACCGTGCTAAGCTTGATGATCGTGGTCAAAATATTCTACCTGAAGTATCAGGAGCTTCTAAGAGTTCGGAGGAACTGTTGCTACTTGTCAGATTTGTGCAGATGCTTCTATCCGACTCATCAGTGCAGAGAGGGGATGGTTCTGAGTCATGCAATAATATCTTGGAAAAGTCCAAAGCAAGCGAAGATTCGTGGAGCCAAGTTATTGAATCTCTTTTATGTGGCACTTTAACTTCAACCGTAACCGTTGATTGGCTTCTACAAGAGCTTTTGAAAAACAAGTTGCAACAGTGGCTTTCATCCAAATTGCAAGTAAAAAATAACGAAATGGGCTATTCCTTGTCCAGGAAAGATCAAGGAATAATTCACATGATTGCTGGCCTGGGGTTTGAGTGGGCATTGCACCCAGTTTTAAATGCTGGAGTAAGTGCTAACTTCCGCGATATCAGTGGCTGGACTGCCCTGCACTGGGCTGCACGGTTTGGAAG AGAAAAAATGGTTGCATCACTCATAGCATCTGGTGCATTTGCTGGAGCTGTTACTGATCCGTCATCACACGATCCGTTTGGTAAAACTGCTGCATCAATTGCTTCTACCTGCGGTCACAAGGGAGTTGCAGGTTATCTTTCAGAGATGGCTCTCACCAGTCATCTGACGTCGCTCACATTAGAGGAAAGTGAGGTTTCAAGGGGGACTGCTGACATCGAAGCAGAAAAAACTATCAGTAGTATAACAACCAGCAGTTCTGTCACACACGAGGATCAGATTTCTCTAAAGAACACTTTAGATGCAGTCCGCAATGCAGCTCAGGCTGCTGCTCGTATACAATCTGCATTCCGAGCACATTCATTCCGGAAGAGACGACTGAGAGAAGCTGCGCATTCTGCTACCACTTGCGGAGATGAATATTGTATCCTCTCAAATGATGTTCTTGGGCTTTCAGCTTCCTCAAAGTTGGCATTCCGTAACATGCGGGACTATAACTcagcagctttatctattcagAAGAAATATCAGCGATGGAAAGGCCGGAAGGACTTCCTTGCATTTCGCCAGAAAGTAGTGAAGATACAG GCTCATGTACGAGGATATCAGGTTAGAAAGGAATACAAGGTATGTTGGGCTGTGGGTATTTTAGAGAAGGTGGTGCTAAGGTGGCATCGACGGGGTGTTGGTCTTCGAGGATTCCGACTAGAAGATGAAACCATCGAGGAAAGCGAGGACGAAGACATTCTCAAGTTGTTCCGCAAACAGAAAGTGGATGCTGCTATTAATGAGGCTGTCTCTAGAGTGCTATCAATGGTCGACTCTCCAGAAGCACGCCAACAATATCATCGCATTCTTGGAAAGTATCGACAAGCTAAG